Proteins encoded within one genomic window of Vicinamibacterales bacterium:
- a CDS encoding VOC family protein: protein MKFSDVTPNLIVTDVSRSTAFYRDVLGFSTVTTVPEAPPWAFAWMQRDGVSVFLNSQESVRAEHAELGGRPIGGGNTIFIVLAADTIAEGVDAMYAAVSGRARVVMTPKNQFYGMREFGIEDPDGYVIFFAQQLAPETSSNS from the coding sequence ATGAAATTTTCTGACGTTACCCCGAATCTCATCGTCACCGACGTCTCGCGGAGCACCGCGTTCTACCGCGACGTGCTGGGGTTTTCGACGGTCACGACCGTGCCCGAAGCGCCGCCCTGGGCGTTTGCCTGGATGCAGCGCGACGGCGTCAGCGTGTTTCTCAACAGCCAGGAGTCGGTGCGCGCGGAGCACGCCGAACTTGGCGGCCGCCCCATCGGCGGCGGCAACACGATCTTCATCGTGCTCGCGGCTGACACCATCGCGGAGGGGGTCGACGCAATGTACGCCGCCGTCAGCGGCCGCGCGCGCGTCGTCATGACGCCGAAGAACCAGTTCTACGGCATGCGCGAGTTCGGTATCGAAGATCCAGATGGCTATGTCATCTTCTTCGCGCAGCAACTAGCGCCGGAGACTTCGTCCAACTCGTAG
- a CDS encoding isoprenylcysteine carboxylmethyltransferase family protein yields the protein MPAPLIFVNLAWMAWWLSWLAAAWWRDRAARTPPLGQQIPYRLLAAAGALLLFGLYRHTFQSEIVLWRTPDPIGWALVAPAVAGFGFTWWARIHLGRLWSSNVGRKADHRIVDTGPYALVRHPIYSGITLASIATAALRGTAAGWAGAVIMTLGWIVKARLEEGFLREELGAEAYDAYAGRVPMLIPFLR from the coding sequence ATGCCGGCGCCGCTGATCTTCGTGAACCTGGCGTGGATGGCGTGGTGGCTCTCGTGGCTGGCTGCGGCGTGGTGGCGCGATCGCGCCGCCCGCACGCCGCCGCTCGGCCAGCAGATCCCCTATCGGCTGCTCGCTGCCGCTGGCGCGCTGCTGCTCTTTGGTCTCTACCGCCACACATTCCAGTCAGAGATCGTCCTCTGGCGAACGCCCGATCCGATCGGGTGGGCGCTCGTGGCGCCGGCGGTCGCCGGTTTCGGGTTCACCTGGTGGGCGCGGATCCATCTCGGACGGCTGTGGTCGAGCAACGTCGGCCGCAAGGCAGACCATCGCATCGTCGACACCGGTCCGTACGCGCTCGTCCGCCATCCGATCTACAGCGGTATCACCCTGGCGTCGATCGCGACCGCTGCGCTCCGCGGCACCGCGGCCGGCTGGGCCGGTGCGGTCATCATGACGCTTGGCTGGATCGTCAAGGCGCGCCTCGAGGAAGGGTTTCTGCGCGAGGAGCTCGGCGCCGAGGCCTACGACGCCTACGCCGGCCGCGTGCCGATGCTCATACCGTTTCTGCGCTAA
- a CDS encoding TIGR03067 domain-containing protein, with translation MNKDKRLPARPNLEHLRRQAKVLLPTLRERHPAARLADAQLAVARESGFASWPRLSRYVDHLRGLEGEWRFETLDVEGSQMPASMLAHARLLIDGDRFRTESPEATYDGVFTIDVDEEPARIDITFVEGPEAGNTSLGLYQLDGDRLTICLSVGAAGTRPASFATVPGSGHALEQLRRASAARPASVTGGTPPAASPVSTGRADPADFDVPASPVLRRLEGEWIPVELVMDGKPMPAEWLTYGSRTARGNEVKVVFGGQTMVHAKVRIDESASPVAVDYLTLAGKQQGTVTHGILEWIGDEVRILMAGPGDPRPPAFGAPARTATLSRWRRR, from the coding sequence GTGAACAAGGACAAGCGTCTTCCCGCCCGCCCGAATCTCGAGCACTTGCGCCGCCAGGCCAAGGTCCTGCTTCCAACGCTCAGAGAACGACATCCCGCGGCGCGCCTTGCCGACGCGCAACTCGCCGTGGCCCGCGAGTCAGGATTCGCGAGCTGGCCCAGGCTGTCGCGCTACGTCGACCACCTGCGCGGCCTCGAGGGGGAATGGCGCTTCGAAACGCTCGACGTCGAGGGCTCTCAGATGCCGGCGTCGATGCTGGCCCACGCGCGCCTGCTCATCGACGGCGATCGGTTCCGCACCGAGTCGCCGGAGGCCACGTACGACGGGGTCTTCACGATCGACGTCGACGAGGAGCCGGCGCGCATCGACATCACGTTCGTCGAGGGGCCGGAGGCGGGCAACACCTCGCTCGGGCTCTACCAGCTGGACGGCGATCGGCTGACGATCTGCCTGAGCGTCGGCGCGGCCGGCACGCGGCCGGCGTCGTTTGCGACCGTCCCGGGCAGCGGCCACGCGCTCGAGCAGCTGCGGCGCGCGTCGGCCGCGCGCCCCGCGTCCGTCACCGGCGGCACGCCGCCGGCTGCGTCGCCCGTGAGCACCGGGCGCGCCGACCCGGCCGATTTCGACGTGCCGGCCTCGCCCGTGTTGCGTCGGCTGGAAGGGGAGTGGATCCCCGTCGAACTCGTGATGGACGGCAAGCCGATGCCCGCGGAGTGGCTCACCTACGGATCGCGCACGGCGAGGGGCAACGAAGTGAAGGTGGTGTTCGGCGGCCAGACGATGGTGCACGCGAAGGTGCGGATCGACGAGAGCGCCTCGCCCGTCGCCGTCGACTACCTCACGCTTGCCGGGAAACAACAGGGGACCGTGACGCACGGCATCCTGGAATGGATCGGCGACGAGGTCCGCATCCTGATGGCCGGCCCGGGCGACCCGCGGCCGCCGGCGTTCGGCGCGCCAGCCAGGACCGCCACGCTGAGCCGGTGGCGCCGGCGGTGA
- the nrfD gene encoding NrfD/PsrC family molybdoenzyme membrane anchor subunit has product MSSDYYDVALLKPPVWTWEVPVYFFVGGAAGGAAVIGNVAAWSGLDGRLVRDARWIAAVGGPISAALLTADLGRPERFLNMLRVFKPQSAMSVGSWTLTAFCGSSAGALLPVRAIAVPSGAASALLGCGMLTYTGVLIGATAIPTWHAHVRTLPIHFAASGLGSAAAVLTLLGHDDKALNRIAIGAAAAETLAGAAIERERTDATRPLRSGTSGVMVRAGGVLSGPVPLILRAVGRSPRWRKAASASALAGSLLTRMGWLLAGRASANQKPAPRGPGATPAGAPPPSQDVGETA; this is encoded by the coding sequence ATGAGTTCCGACTACTACGACGTCGCGCTGCTGAAACCGCCGGTCTGGACGTGGGAGGTACCGGTCTACTTCTTCGTCGGCGGCGCGGCTGGCGGCGCCGCGGTCATCGGCAACGTCGCCGCATGGAGCGGTCTCGACGGACGGCTCGTCCGCGACGCGCGGTGGATCGCGGCGGTCGGAGGACCGATTTCGGCAGCGCTCCTGACCGCCGACCTCGGACGGCCCGAGCGCTTCCTCAACATGCTTCGGGTGTTCAAGCCCCAGAGCGCGATGTCGGTGGGCTCGTGGACGCTCACGGCGTTCTGCGGGTCGAGCGCCGGCGCTCTCCTCCCGGTACGCGCGATCGCCGTGCCGTCGGGCGCGGCCAGCGCGCTGCTCGGGTGCGGCATGCTCACCTACACCGGGGTCCTCATCGGGGCGACGGCCATCCCCACCTGGCATGCGCACGTGCGCACGCTGCCGATCCACTTCGCGGCCTCGGGCCTCGGGTCGGCCGCGGCGGTTCTGACACTGCTCGGCCACGACGACAAGGCCCTCAACCGGATCGCGATCGGCGCCGCGGCCGCGGAGACGCTGGCGGGCGCCGCCATCGAGCGGGAACGGACCGACGCGACGCGGCCGCTGCGTTCGGGCACGAGCGGAGTGATGGTGCGTGCCGGCGGGGTGCTCTCAGGCCCGGTGCCCCTGATATTGCGCGCCGTCGGACGCTCGCCACGCTGGCGCAAGGCGGCGAGCGCCTCGGCACTGGCGGGATCGCTGCTGACGCGAATGGGTTGGCTCCTCGCCGGGCGTGCGTCGGCGAACCAGAAACCGGCGCCTCGCGGACCTGGCGCTACACCAGCGGGAGCCCCGCCGCCTTCGCAAGATGTTGGAGAGACCGCGTAG
- a CDS encoding 4Fe-4S dicluster domain-containing protein yields the protein MPTTAFLTDSTLCIGCKACEVACKEYNLVPADGFEWSGRSYDNTMHLGHSTWRHVAFVEAAPVIGLGGNAGEHLSWQFISDVCKHCANAGCLEACPTGSIVRTEFGSVFVQPDVCNGCGYCVVGCPFGVIDRRPEDGRAFKCTFCYDRQKGGEQPACAKACPTQSILFGELDDLRRRADSRVDELHARGLTDATLYDPRDTSVGGIHAMFIVRGDPEAYNLPARPEVPTVYLRTGWQSAAVAALAVVAGVAFAFTGKR from the coding sequence TTGCCGACGACCGCGTTCCTCACTGACTCGACCTTGTGCATCGGCTGCAAGGCGTGCGAGGTCGCCTGCAAGGAGTACAACCTCGTGCCGGCCGACGGCTTCGAGTGGAGCGGCCGTTCCTACGACAACACCATGCACCTCGGGCACTCGACGTGGCGGCACGTCGCGTTCGTCGAGGCCGCGCCGGTGATCGGCTTGGGCGGCAACGCCGGCGAGCACCTGTCGTGGCAGTTCATCTCCGACGTGTGCAAGCACTGCGCGAACGCCGGCTGCCTGGAGGCGTGCCCGACCGGCTCGATCGTCCGGACGGAGTTCGGTTCGGTGTTCGTCCAGCCCGACGTGTGCAACGGCTGCGGCTACTGTGTGGTGGGCTGTCCGTTCGGCGTCATCGATCGGCGCCCGGAGGACGGCCGCGCCTTCAAGTGCACGTTCTGCTACGACCGGCAGAAGGGGGGCGAGCAGCCGGCGTGCGCCAAGGCCTGCCCGACGCAGTCGATCCTCTTCGGCGAGCTGGACGATCTCCGCCGGCGCGCCGACTCGCGCGTCGACGAGCTGCACGCGCGCGGCCTCACCGACGCGACTCTCTACGATCCGCGCGACACCAGCGTCGGCGGCATCCACGCCATGTTCATCGTCCGCGGTGATCCTGAGGCGTACAACCTGCCGGCCAGGCCGGAGGTGCCGACGGTGTACCTGCGCACCGGCTGGCAGTCGGCGGCGGTGGCCGCGCTCGCCGTGGTGGCCGGCGTCGCGTTCGCGTTCACGGGCAAACGATGA
- the fdh gene encoding formate dehydrogenase: MTNGVKRRWPLLQQAASGFDADGSESMTERTTQLRPRHEGADVARSVCPYCGVGCGQLVYHRGNALVSIEGDPDSPISAGHLCPKGAASYELLTHPHRLTKIKYRPPHATAWQELDLDTAMDMIADRVWASRERGFVEALDGKPLMQVRTIAHLGGATLDNEENYLIKKLFAAGLGMVAVSNQARIUHSSTVPGLGTSFGRGGATTALSDLANADAVLVMGSSMAEQHPVGFRFVMQARERGATLIHVDPRFTRTSAMADVWVPLRAGTDLVFLGAMINYVIERGLDFREYVLSYTNAATIIREDFRDTEDLGGLFSGWNEAERKYDPSSWMYQGVGPHQHNHETTSTGYGLFGHAPGGQPPPLAGADRDDTLQHPRSVYQLLKRHFARYTPELVEQICGTPRQTFLRVAEAYTRASGPEKTGAICYAVGWTQHSTGVQTIRCAAILQLLLGNIGRPGGGIMALRGHASIQGSTDIPTLYDLMPGYLPMPNFESGAHTLGDYIRQNGAETGWWANTDKYIVSLLKAWYGDAATADNEYGFGWLPRITGDHSHQGYWLEMADGGLEGLFVFGQNPAVGGPNSRLERRALAKLDWLVVRDLVEIETASFWYDSPEVERQELRPADIKTEIFLMPAAGHAEKEGAFTNTQRLLQWREKAVDPPGDARSDAWFVFHLGRRLKERAARDPRPRHAGLAALTWTYPVEGPSAEPDMHAVLQEINGRRADGTLVSGFTDLKNDGSTSCGCWIYSGVCPEPGRNRANERNSRDALGHGWGFAWPADRRILYNRASARPDGTPWSERKKLVWWDAAAGRWGGLDVPDIAATKRPDYEPPAGAKGDDALSGKTAFLMHQDGLGWLWVPTGLRDGPLPAYYEPLESPFENAVYPGRATNPPADKKERPDNRFVPIGDRRFPHVLTTYRLTEHHTGGGMSRYVSHLAELQPEFFAEISPELAALIGAARGGWLTIASPRGVVEARVLVTARIPPLRVHGRAVHQVGLPYHWGTRGLVTGDSANDLIAISEEPNVRIMETKGLVCHVAAGRRPRGAAALTYLDSLMRGEHLADDRVPH; encoded by the coding sequence ATGACCAACGGCGTGAAGCGGCGGTGGCCGCTGCTCCAGCAGGCGGCGTCAGGGTTCGACGCGGACGGCTCCGAGTCGATGACCGAGCGCACCACGCAGCTGCGGCCGCGCCACGAGGGCGCCGACGTCGCGCGCTCGGTCTGCCCGTACTGCGGCGTCGGCTGCGGCCAGCTCGTGTATCACCGCGGCAACGCGCTCGTCTCGATCGAAGGCGATCCCGATTCGCCGATCTCTGCCGGGCATCTCTGCCCGAAAGGGGCGGCGAGCTACGAGCTGCTGACGCACCCCCACCGTCTCACCAAGATCAAGTACCGTCCGCCGCACGCCACCGCCTGGCAGGAGCTCGATCTCGACACGGCGATGGACATGATCGCCGATCGGGTCTGGGCCTCCCGCGAGCGCGGGTTCGTCGAGGCGCTCGACGGCAAGCCCCTGATGCAGGTGCGGACGATCGCGCATCTCGGAGGCGCCACCCTCGACAACGAAGAGAACTACCTGATCAAGAAGCTCTTCGCCGCCGGACTCGGCATGGTCGCGGTGAGCAACCAGGCCCGGATATGACATAGCTCGACGGTGCCCGGTCTGGGCACCTCGTTCGGTCGCGGCGGGGCCACCACGGCCCTCAGCGACTTGGCCAACGCCGACGCGGTCCTGGTGATGGGATCGTCGATGGCCGAGCAGCATCCGGTTGGCTTCCGGTTCGTGATGCAGGCGCGCGAGCGCGGCGCCACGCTGATCCACGTCGATCCGCGGTTCACCCGGACGTCGGCGATGGCGGACGTGTGGGTGCCGCTGCGCGCCGGCACCGACCTCGTCTTCCTCGGCGCGATGATCAACTACGTGATCGAGCGGGGCCTCGACTTCCGCGAGTACGTACTCAGCTACACGAATGCGGCCACGATCATCCGTGAGGACTTCCGCGACACCGAGGACCTCGGCGGCCTGTTCTCCGGCTGGAACGAGGCGGAGCGCAAGTACGACCCGAGCTCGTGGATGTACCAGGGCGTCGGCCCGCACCAGCACAACCACGAGACGACGTCGACAGGCTACGGTCTCTTCGGACACGCACCCGGCGGACAGCCGCCGCCGCTGGCCGGCGCCGACCGCGACGACACGCTGCAGCACCCGCGCTCGGTCTACCAGTTGCTGAAGCGGCATTTTGCCCGGTATACGCCGGAACTGGTCGAGCAGATCTGCGGCACGCCGCGCCAGACCTTCCTCCGCGTCGCCGAGGCGTATACGCGCGCGTCCGGTCCGGAGAAGACGGGCGCGATCTGCTACGCCGTCGGGTGGACGCAACACTCGACGGGGGTCCAGACGATCCGGTGCGCGGCCATCCTGCAGTTGCTGCTCGGCAACATCGGGCGTCCGGGTGGCGGCATCATGGCGCTGCGCGGGCACGCCTCGATCCAGGGATCGACCGACATCCCGACGCTCTACGACCTGATGCCCGGCTATCTGCCGATGCCCAACTTCGAGTCGGGTGCCCACACACTCGGCGACTACATCCGACAGAACGGCGCCGAAACCGGCTGGTGGGCCAACACCGACAAGTACATCGTCAGCCTGCTGAAGGCGTGGTACGGCGACGCCGCGACGGCCGACAACGAGTACGGCTTCGGGTGGCTGCCGCGGATCACCGGCGACCACTCGCACCAGGGCTACTGGCTGGAGATGGCCGACGGCGGCCTCGAAGGGCTCTTCGTCTTCGGGCAGAATCCGGCGGTGGGAGGGCCGAATTCCCGGCTCGAGCGCCGCGCGCTCGCCAAACTCGACTGGCTCGTGGTGCGCGACCTCGTCGAAATCGAGACGGCGAGCTTCTGGTACGACTCGCCCGAGGTGGAGCGGCAGGAGCTGCGGCCCGCGGACATCAAGACCGAAATCTTCTTGATGCCGGCTGCCGGACACGCGGAGAAAGAAGGCGCGTTCACGAACACGCAGCGGCTGCTCCAGTGGCGCGAGAAGGCGGTCGATCCGCCTGGCGACGCACGGAGCGATGCGTGGTTCGTGTTCCATCTTGGCCGGCGCCTGAAGGAACGTGCTGCTCGCGACCCGCGGCCGCGCCACGCCGGGCTGGCCGCACTCACCTGGACCTATCCGGTCGAAGGGCCGAGTGCCGAGCCCGACATGCACGCGGTGCTGCAGGAGATCAACGGTCGACGCGCCGATGGCACGCTGGTGTCAGGCTTCACCGATCTGAAGAACGACGGCTCGACGTCGTGCGGCTGCTGGATCTACTCCGGCGTCTGCCCCGAACCTGGGCGCAATCGCGCCAACGAGCGCAACTCCCGCGATGCCCTCGGGCACGGCTGGGGCTTCGCGTGGCCGGCCGACCGGCGCATCCTCTACAACCGCGCATCGGCGCGCCCCGATGGAACGCCGTGGAGCGAGCGGAAAAAGCTCGTCTGGTGGGACGCCGCGGCCGGCCGATGGGGCGGCCTCGACGTGCCGGACATCGCCGCGACGAAACGTCCGGACTACGAGCCGCCGGCCGGCGCGAAGGGAGACGATGCGCTGAGCGGCAAGACGGCGTTCCTGATGCATCAGGACGGCCTCGGGTGGCTCTGGGTGCCGACAGGTCTACGGGACGGGCCGCTGCCTGCGTATTACGAGCCGCTCGAGTCGCCGTTCGAGAACGCGGTCTACCCGGGCCGCGCGACCAACCCGCCCGCCGATAAAAAGGAGCGGCCCGACAACCGGTTCGTGCCGATCGGCGATCGGCGATTCCCGCACGTGCTGACCACCTATCGGCTGACCGAGCATCACACCGGCGGCGGCATGAGCCGCTACGTGTCGCATCTCGCGGAACTGCAGCCCGAGTTCTTCGCCGAGATCTCGCCGGAGCTGGCGGCACTGATCGGCGCGGCGCGCGGCGGCTGGCTGACGATCGCCTCGCCGCGGGGCGTCGTCGAGGCGCGGGTGCTGGTGACGGCACGCATACCGCCTTTGCGCGTGCATGGCCGCGCTGTCCATCAGGTCGGCCTGCCGTATCACTGGGGCACGCGCGGCCTCGTCACCGGCGACTCGGCCAACGATCTGATCGCCATTTCCGAGGAGCCGAACGTCCGGATCATGGAGACGAAGGGGCTGGTCTGCCACGTCGCGGCCGGCCGCCGGCCGCGCGGCGCCGCCGCGCTCACCTACCTCGATTCCCTCATGCGTGGAGAGCACCTTGCCGACGACCGCGTTCCTCACTGA
- a CDS encoding protein kinase, translated as MTGNPWMRATRTASRIQCQPGRADHLLASGEIVQSPETGLQYRVERLIGAGGFGQAYLARRIGRWRDVPALVCLKVSTRLDGWVREAYFGQVLEGHERAIRLHEAFPLLGADGGARYFLVLEYAEHGDLDAFLRRGGRGWSETAVRREIAGILAVLGKLHRGQTLHRDLTPVNVFVCAGPRLKLGDFGIVRQQSDPRGITARTMNWMTAPSEIRDRAAPKWQARDDVYQVGQLLGMLIAGDASRRLRTGDVRGLRCTDHLKEIVHRCIGERRKRYESADEMIDALRTRPAPLRPGIVRSLKGAHVTFTGIFTKTRKDVAAAAARAGALVHSGPSSQTTVIVRGRPNPLQAAGREGGLKLMEIRRLREKGQRITVLTETQFWRLAGRR; from the coding sequence ATGACCGGCAATCCGTGGATGCGTGCGACCCGGACGGCGAGCCGGATTCAATGCCAGCCGGGCCGTGCGGATCACCTTCTTGCCTCCGGTGAGATCGTGCAGAGCCCGGAAACGGGCCTGCAGTACCGCGTCGAGCGGCTGATCGGCGCGGGAGGATTCGGCCAGGCATACCTGGCGCGGCGGATCGGCCGCTGGCGCGACGTGCCGGCGCTCGTCTGCCTCAAGGTGAGCACGCGGCTCGACGGCTGGGTGCGCGAAGCCTACTTCGGACAAGTGCTCGAGGGCCACGAGCGCGCCATCCGTCTGCACGAGGCGTTTCCGCTGCTCGGCGCCGACGGCGGCGCGCGGTATTTTCTCGTCCTCGAGTACGCCGAGCACGGCGACCTCGACGCCTTCCTGCGCCGCGGCGGCCGCGGCTGGTCGGAGACGGCCGTCCGCCGTGAGATCGCCGGGATCCTCGCGGTACTCGGCAAGCTGCACCGCGGCCAGACGCTGCACCGCGACCTGACGCCGGTGAACGTGTTCGTCTGCGCCGGACCGCGCCTCAAGCTCGGCGACTTCGGCATCGTCCGGCAGCAGAGCGACCCGCGCGGCATCACGGCCCGCACGATGAACTGGATGACGGCGCCGAGCGAGATCCGCGATCGCGCCGCGCCGAAGTGGCAGGCGCGTGACGACGTGTATCAGGTGGGGCAACTGCTCGGCATGCTGATCGCCGGCGACGCGAGCCGGCGCCTGCGCACCGGCGACGTCCGCGGCCTGCGGTGTACGGATCACCTGAAAGAGATCGTGCACCGCTGCATCGGCGAACGCCGGAAGCGCTACGAGAGCGCCGACGAGATGATCGACGCGCTGCGGACGCGTCCCGCCCCGCTCCGGCCCGGCATCGTCCGCTCGCTGAAGGGGGCGCACGTCACCTTCACCGGCATTTTCACCAAGACGCGCAAGGACGTGGCGGCCGCGGCGGCGCGCGCCGGGGCGCTCGTCCACTCGGGACCGTCATCACAGACGACGGTAATCGTACGCGGACGGCCGAACCCGCTGCAGGCGGCGGGGCGCGAGGGGGGCCTGAAGCTGATGGAGATCCGTCGCCTTCGCGAGAAGGGGCAGCGGATCACGGTGCTGACCGAGACGCAGTTCTGGCGGCTGGCCGGACGTCGGTAG
- a CDS encoding cupin domain-containing protein codes for MRKSMSWITAAAILSGGAAIGAREMQHPAVAQLKDAQWGPAPAMLPPGAQIAVLSGDPGKAGPYTVRLKFPANYVIPAHSHPTDENVAVLSGTFMLGMGDKLDKKAAGNATLTVGGYALAPSGMNHYAYTGAQAATILLYGVGPVEFKYVNPSDDPRTKKTQ; via the coding sequence ATGAGGAAGTCAATGTCGTGGATCACGGCGGCCGCCATCCTGAGCGGAGGGGCCGCGATCGGGGCGCGCGAAATGCAGCATCCGGCGGTCGCGCAGCTGAAAGACGCACAGTGGGGACCAGCACCCGCGATGCTGCCGCCGGGCGCGCAGATCGCCGTCCTGTCAGGCGACCCGGGCAAGGCGGGACCCTACACCGTCCGTCTGAAGTTCCCGGCCAACTACGTCATCCCGGCGCACTCGCATCCCACGGACGAAAACGTGGCCGTCCTCTCCGGTACGTTCATGCTCGGCATGGGCGACAAGCTGGACAAGAAAGCGGCCGGCAACGCCACGCTGACTGTGGGCGGCTACGCGCTGGCGCCGAGCGGCATGAATCACTACGCCTACACGGGGGCGCAGGCAGCGACGATCCTGCTCTACGGCGTCGGCCCGGTCGAGTTCAAGTACGTGAACCCGTCGGACGACCCGCGCACCAAGAAGACGCAGTAG
- a CDS encoding LuxR C-terminal-related transcriptional regulator, with the protein MTILQPRNCLSAGEALARGAWEEARAAFLAELAREETPEAHEGVGLTAWWLDLGASVFESRERAYRLYLDRGDKRSAARVAVWLAWDYWAFRGENAVASGWLQRARLLLDEHPDTPERAWLEVREGSLCLFEDFDPDRAYRLASEGVRVARAAGSVDLEMLGGAVQGLALVMSGAVAEGLRRLDGVNAAVVAGEMEDFVAIGLASCYMIAGCEHVRDYDRAVQWCGRLRVFCAKWQLHPLSAVCRTQYASVCLWRGTWLEAEQELRAAAGELEACRPAMASDAVVRLAELRRRQGRLVEAARLFEAAGSHPLALIGTAEIALDRGDARAAADLAERYLRRLPPQNRTDRSTGLELIVRALSIAGDLDGARTALAELSSIAALMMTRPLRAFASRAAGWAAMAAGRTDEARRHLEDAVDQFRQSGAPFELALARLGLARALAQSRRPGEAAAEAERAIDLLTELKAEFHIGLARAFLDELPGRGSRPAPRASHGGLTVREIDVLRLVAEGLSNQAIAERLFVSEHTVHRHVANILNKLSVSSRAAAVAQAARRGVL; encoded by the coding sequence CTGGCGCGCGGCGCGTGGGAAGAGGCGCGCGCGGCATTCCTCGCCGAGCTGGCGCGAGAGGAAACGCCGGAAGCGCACGAAGGCGTCGGGCTCACCGCCTGGTGGCTCGACCTCGGCGCCTCGGTGTTCGAGTCGCGCGAGCGGGCTTATCGGCTCTACCTCGATCGCGGGGACAAGCGATCGGCCGCGCGTGTCGCCGTCTGGCTGGCCTGGGATTACTGGGCGTTCCGCGGCGAAAACGCGGTCGCCAGCGGCTGGCTGCAGCGCGCGCGGCTGCTGCTCGACGAGCATCCCGACACGCCGGAGCGGGCGTGGCTCGAGGTCCGCGAGGGCTCGTTGTGCCTGTTCGAAGACTTCGATCCGGATCGCGCCTACAGGCTGGCCAGCGAGGGCGTGCGAGTCGCGCGGGCCGCCGGGAGCGTCGACCTCGAGATGCTGGGGGGCGCCGTGCAGGGGCTGGCGCTGGTGATGTCGGGCGCGGTCGCGGAGGGACTGCGCCGTCTCGACGGAGTCAACGCCGCCGTCGTCGCCGGCGAGATGGAGGATTTCGTCGCCATCGGTCTGGCGTCGTGCTACATGATCGCCGGCTGCGAACACGTGCGCGATTACGACCGCGCGGTGCAGTGGTGCGGACGGCTGCGGGTGTTCTGCGCGAAATGGCAGTTGCATCCGCTGTCGGCGGTCTGCCGCACGCAGTACGCGTCGGTGTGTCTCTGGCGCGGCACCTGGCTCGAGGCCGAACAGGAGCTGCGCGCGGCGGCCGGTGAGCTCGAAGCCTGCCGGCCGGCGATGGCCTCTGATGCCGTCGTCCGGCTGGCCGAGCTGCGCCGGCGGCAGGGACGGCTCGTCGAGGCGGCGCGCCTGTTCGAGGCGGCCGGCTCGCATCCGCTGGCGCTCATCGGCACGGCCGAGATCGCGCTCGATCGCGGCGACGCGCGGGCCGCCGCCGATCTGGCCGAGCGCTACCTGCGGCGCCTGCCGCCGCAGAACCGCACCGACCGCTCCACCGGCCTCGAATTGATCGTCCGCGCGCTATCGATCGCGGGCGATCTCGACGGGGCGCGAACGGCGCTCGCCGAGCTCTCGTCGATCGCGGCGCTGATGATGACGCGGCCGCTGCGCGCGTTCGCCAGCCGCGCCGCCGGCTGGGCGGCGATGGCTGCGGGCCGCACCGACGAAGCGCGACGCCATCTCGAGGACGCCGTCGATCAATTTCGCCAGAGCGGCGCGCCGTTCGAGCTGGCGCTGGCGCGGCTCGGGCTTGCCCGCGCGCTCGCGCAGAGCCGCCGACCCGGCGAAGCCGCGGCGGAAGCCGAGCGCGCCATCGACCTGCTGACCGAGCTGAAGGCCGAATTCCACATCGGGCTGGCGCGCGCCTTTCTCGACGAACTGCCAGGCCGCGGCTCGCGGCCCGCGCCTCGCGCCTCACACGGCGGCCTCACTGTGCGCGAGATCGACGTGCTGCGCCTCGTCGCCGAGGGACTCAGCAACCAGGCGATTGCGGAGCGGCTCTTCGTCAGCGAGCACACCGTCCATCGCCACGTCGCCAACATCCTGAACAAGTTGAGCGTCTCGTCGCGTGCCGCCGCCGTCGCCCAGGCGGCGCGCCGCGGCGTGTTATAG